One region of Qipengyuania gaetbuli genomic DNA includes:
- a CDS encoding phytoene/squalene synthase family protein — MAIEEGSHSFAAASKLFDRGTRERAWLLYAWCRRCDDIADNQDKGGPLGDQGDLKNAEDRVQAIRVLTKRALDEQPTADFAFDAFGLVADETGLTWEMANDMIGGFALDATRWQPKTEADMLRYCYHVAGSVGVMMAVVMGVSTDDGETLDRACDLGLAFQMANIARDILEDAEAGRCYLPATWLAEKGWQAGEHAHPDNRFVLASLMPRLIALMEKHEAASKLGAKKLRFRQRWAVLAAANIYGAIGRKVLSRGQKAWERRVRVSGLEKLWHVATAFIEALWNRPSGPAEPIIWTRHDFRPVAGW; from the coding sequence GTGGCGATCGAGGAAGGCTCGCACAGCTTCGCCGCCGCTTCCAAGCTGTTCGACCGCGGGACGCGCGAGCGGGCTTGGCTGCTCTATGCCTGGTGCCGGCGGTGCGACGACATTGCCGACAACCAGGACAAGGGCGGGCCGCTGGGCGACCAGGGCGACCTAAAGAACGCGGAAGACCGCGTACAGGCCATCCGCGTGCTGACGAAGCGCGCGCTCGACGAACAGCCAACCGCTGATTTCGCCTTCGACGCTTTCGGGCTGGTCGCCGACGAGACGGGCCTCACCTGGGAAATGGCCAACGACATGATCGGCGGCTTCGCGCTCGACGCGACCCGCTGGCAGCCAAAGACCGAGGCCGACATGCTGCGCTACTGCTATCACGTAGCCGGATCGGTCGGCGTGATGATGGCCGTGGTGATGGGCGTGAGCACCGACGACGGCGAAACGCTCGACCGCGCCTGCGATCTCGGCCTTGCCTTCCAGATGGCGAATATCGCGCGCGATATCCTCGAAGATGCGGAGGCAGGCCGCTGCTACCTGCCTGCGACATGGCTGGCCGAAAAGGGCTGGCAGGCGGGCGAACACGCGCATCCGGACAACCGCTTCGTCCTCGCCAGCCTCATGCCGCGCCTGATTGCACTGATGGAAAAGCACGAGGCGGCATCGAAACTCGGCGCGAAGAAGCTGCGGTTCCGCCAGCGATGGGCGGTGCTGGCCGCGGCCAATATCTACGGCGCCATCGGGCGCAAGGTCCTCTCCCGCGGCCAGAAGGCGTGGGAACGCCGGGTGCGCGTGAGCGGGCTCGAAAAACTCTGGCACGTCGCTACCGCTTTTATTGAGGCGCTTTGGAACCGGCCGTCCGGTCCTGCCGAACCGATCATATGGACGCGCCACGATTTCCGCCCCGTTGCAGGCTGGTAG
- a CDS encoding alkaline phosphatase PhoX, translating to MTAQLHRRQFLSATATAFGALTLSGCMTRGTTQAVGYGPLVPDPAGLIDLPQGFTYRLLSSLDDAMSDGGTVPDKADGMGCLPLPNGEIALVRNHELVPTDGSGGTIPSGYDKAAGQFVLPGGTTTLVLDAKTLEKKREYRSLAGTIRNCAGGITPWGSWLTCEEFVSKPDQIAPDKLGRDHGWVFEVPADAEGLVDAVPLKAIGRFNHEAACVDPVTGYVYLTEDRPDSVLYRYIPKVAGKLAEGGKLQAMVVDGIADTRNFDTPLMPVGRDFAVRWIDLDDVEAPEDDLRTRAARMGAAVIARGEGIHMGENELYVCSTSGGFAKFGQVFRLTPGRGKGADRFSLFFESESQHQFNYGDNLTVGPNGHLIVCEDQYTPVVDNHLRGITPDGQPYDFGRLHLQTELAGGCFSPDGKWFFVNAYSPTRTIAITGPWAA from the coding sequence ATGACCGCCCAGTTGCACCGCCGCCAGTTCCTGTCCGCTACTGCCACCGCTTTCGGAGCGCTCACGCTCAGCGGCTGCATGACCCGCGGTACGACGCAGGCGGTCGGATACGGCCCGCTCGTGCCCGATCCGGCGGGCCTCATCGACCTGCCGCAAGGCTTCACCTACCGGCTGCTATCGAGCCTCGACGACGCGATGAGCGACGGGGGCACGGTGCCCGACAAGGCCGACGGCATGGGCTGCCTGCCGCTGCCCAACGGCGAGATCGCGCTCGTGCGCAACCATGAGCTTGTCCCCACCGACGGGTCGGGCGGCACCATCCCGAGCGGCTATGACAAGGCAGCGGGCCAGTTCGTCCTGCCGGGCGGCACGACCACGCTGGTGCTCGACGCGAAGACGCTGGAAAAGAAGCGCGAATACCGCTCGCTTGCAGGGACGATCCGTAATTGCGCGGGCGGGATCACGCCCTGGGGCAGCTGGCTGACCTGCGAGGAATTCGTCAGCAAGCCCGACCAGATCGCCCCCGACAAGCTGGGCCGCGACCATGGCTGGGTGTTCGAAGTGCCCGCCGATGCCGAAGGTTTGGTCGATGCAGTACCGCTGAAGGCCATCGGCCGTTTCAACCACGAAGCCGCCTGTGTCGATCCCGTCACCGGATACGTCTATCTGACCGAGGACCGGCCGGATTCGGTGCTCTACCGCTACATCCCGAAAGTCGCGGGCAAGCTGGCCGAAGGCGGCAAGCTGCAGGCCATGGTCGTCGATGGCATCGCCGATACGCGCAATTTCGATACGCCACTCATGCCGGTGGGCCGCGATTTCGCGGTGCGGTGGATCGATCTCGACGATGTGGAGGCACCCGAAGACGACCTGCGCACCCGCGCCGCCCGCATGGGCGCCGCCGTCATCGCGCGGGGCGAGGGCATCCACATGGGCGAGAACGAGCTTTACGTCTGTTCGACCAGCGGCGGATTCGCCAAGTTCGGCCAGGTCTTCCGCCTCACTCCGGGCCGCGGGAAGGGCGCGGACCGTTTCTCCCTGTTCTTCGAGAGCGAGAGCCAGCACCAGTTCAATTACGGCGACAACCTGACAGTCGGGCCCAACGGCCATCTGATCGTTTGCGAGGATCAATACACGCCGGTCGTCGACAACCATCTGCGCGGTATCACGCCCGACGGCCAGCCCTACGACTTCGGACGCCTGCACCTGCAGACCGAACTGGCCGGCGGATGTTTTTCGCCCGATGGCAAATGGTTCTTCGTCAACGCCTATTCGCCGACCCGCACGATAGCGATCACCGGTCCCTGGGCCGCCTGA
- a CDS encoding acetyl/propionyl/methylcrotonyl-CoA carboxylase subunit alpha, which produces MIQKLLIANRGEIACRIIRTAREMGIATVAVYSDADAKALHVRSADEAVHIGPSPAAESYLVGERIIAAAKQTGAEAIHPGYGFLSENAGFAQAVIDAGLIWVGPKPASIEAMGLKDAAKERMIAAGVPVTPGYLGEDQSVERLKKEADAIGYPVLIKAVAGGGGKGMRKVDAAADFEAALESCRREAKASFSNDEVLLEKWITSPRHIEVQVFGDSHGNVVHLFERDCSLQRRHQKVIEEAPAPGMDETTREEICAAAVRAAKAVDYEGAGTIEFIADASEGLRADRIFFMEMNTRLQVEHPVTEEITGIDLVEWQLRVASGEPIPLQQEELSIDGWAIEARLYAEDPAKGFLPSTGRLDHLEFVEEGRVETGVEEGDAISPFYDPMVAKLVSWGETRDEAIEGLDAMTAGVEVWPVRTNAGFLNRALNDPDFVMGNLDTGFIGERLDSLVPTGEPDEEVWQTAAAFALFDEDEDTEGSSLSGFRLNAEPRRSVALANGGETRTLSGDGALPEATGLLDAESVIVFDEGMAYDFALSTRGGGHHHAHDGDIIAPMPGKVIAVDVADGDSVTAGQRLMVLEAMKMEHALTAPFDGTVTGLSVSAGSQVQVEAVLAVVEPVEE; this is translated from the coding sequence ATGATCCAAAAGCTCCTTATCGCCAATCGCGGCGAGATCGCCTGCCGCATCATCCGCACCGCGCGCGAAATGGGCATCGCCACTGTCGCGGTCTATTCGGATGCCGACGCGAAGGCGCTGCATGTCCGCAGCGCCGACGAGGCGGTCCACATCGGCCCCTCGCCCGCTGCCGAAAGCTATCTGGTGGGCGAGAGGATCATCGCCGCCGCGAAGCAAACCGGCGCCGAGGCGATCCATCCGGGCTACGGCTTCCTCTCCGAAAACGCAGGTTTCGCGCAGGCGGTGATCGACGCGGGGCTGATCTGGGTCGGGCCCAAGCCGGCCAGCATCGAAGCGATGGGCCTGAAGGACGCCGCCAAGGAGCGGATGATCGCTGCGGGCGTTCCGGTAACCCCGGGCTATCTCGGCGAAGACCAGTCGGTCGAACGCCTGAAGAAGGAGGCCGACGCGATCGGCTATCCCGTGTTGATCAAGGCGGTCGCGGGCGGCGGCGGCAAGGGGATGCGCAAGGTCGACGCCGCAGCCGATTTCGAGGCCGCGCTGGAAAGCTGCCGGCGCGAGGCCAAGGCCAGCTTCTCCAACGACGAGGTACTGCTGGAAAAGTGGATCACCTCGCCCCGCCACATCGAGGTGCAGGTCTTCGGCGACAGCCACGGCAATGTCGTCCACCTGTTCGAACGCGACTGCTCATTGCAGCGCCGTCACCAGAAGGTGATCGAGGAAGCCCCTGCCCCCGGCATGGACGAGACGACGCGCGAGGAAATCTGCGCCGCCGCCGTCCGCGCCGCCAAGGCGGTCGATTACGAGGGCGCAGGCACAATCGAATTCATCGCCGACGCCAGCGAAGGCCTGCGCGCCGACCGCATCTTCTTCATGGAAATGAACACGCGCCTGCAGGTCGAGCACCCGGTGACCGAGGAGATCACTGGCATCGATCTGGTGGAATGGCAGCTGCGTGTGGCGAGCGGTGAGCCGATCCCGCTGCAGCAGGAAGAGCTAAGCATCGACGGCTGGGCCATCGAGGCGCGGCTCTATGCAGAAGACCCGGCGAAAGGCTTCCTGCCGAGTACCGGCCGTCTCGACCATCTCGAATTCGTGGAAGAAGGTCGCGTGGAAACCGGCGTCGAGGAAGGCGATGCGATCTCGCCTTTCTACGACCCGATGGTGGCCAAGCTGGTCAGCTGGGGCGAAACCCGCGACGAGGCCATCGAAGGCCTCGATGCCATGACTGCGGGCGTCGAAGTCTGGCCCGTGCGCACCAATGCCGGTTTCCTCAACCGGGCGCTCAACGATCCTGATTTCGTCATGGGCAATCTCGACACCGGCTTCATCGGCGAACGGCTCGACAGCCTCGTTCCGACAGGCGAGCCTGACGAGGAAGTCTGGCAGACAGCAGCCGCATTCGCCCTGTTCGACGAGGACGAGGACACCGAAGGCAGCTCGCTTTCCGGCTTCCGCCTCAACGCCGAACCGCGCCGCAGCGTCGCGCTGGCCAATGGCGGCGAGACCCGCACCTTGTCGGGCGATGGCGCGCTGCCCGAGGCGACCGGCCTGCTCGATGCGGAAAGCGTCATCGTGTTCGACGAGGGCATGGCCTACGACTTCGCGCTGTCGACGCGCGGCGGCGGCCACCACCATGCCCACGACGGCGACATCATCGCCCCCATGCCGGGCAAGGTCATCGCGGTCGACGTGGCGGACGGTGACAGCGTCACCGCCGGCCAGCGCCTGATGGTACTCGAAGCGATGAAGATGGAACACGCCCTCACCGCACCGTTCGACGGGACCGTTACCGGCCTGTCGGTCAGCGCCGGCAGCCAGGTGCAGGTCGAGGCCGTGCTGGCGGTTGTGGAGCCTGTAGAAGAATAG
- the dinB gene encoding DNA polymerase IV, which yields MSDTQGSDEEEADGLRKIIHVDMDAFFASVEQRDNPELRGKPVAVGGSSGRGVVAAASYEARKFGVRSAMPSVTAKRLCPDLIFCKSRFDVYREVSQQIRAIFRHHTDLVEPLSLDEAYLDVTEDKLGIGSATRIAELIRQEIRAKTKLTASAGVSYNKFLAKLASDQNKPDGLCVIRPGEGAEFVQALPVRRFHGVGPKGAEKMDRLGIETGADLAAKDIEWLRAHFGSFADYLYRAARGIDLRPVRSSRIRKSVGGERTFSRDLSSGSELRDTMEDIIDIVWGYIERAEAKGRTVTLKMKYTDFQIFSRAKTVDRPIESKEEFAAIGRALLEEVLPLPMPIRLMGLTLSKLQRDGEDEPSRPDAQLSLL from the coding sequence ATGAGCGACACGCAAGGCAGCGATGAGGAGGAGGCCGACGGCCTCAGGAAAATCATCCATGTCGACATGGATGCCTTCTTCGCCAGCGTCGAGCAGCGCGATAATCCGGAACTGCGCGGCAAGCCCGTGGCGGTCGGCGGATCGAGCGGACGCGGCGTGGTCGCCGCCGCCAGCTACGAAGCGCGCAAATTCGGCGTGCGGAGCGCGATGCCCTCGGTCACGGCCAAGCGCCTGTGCCCCGACCTCATTTTCTGCAAATCGCGCTTCGATGTCTATCGCGAGGTCAGCCAGCAGATCCGCGCGATCTTCCGCCACCACACCGATCTTGTCGAACCGCTGAGCCTCGACGAGGCCTATCTCGACGTGACCGAGGACAAGCTGGGTATCGGCAGTGCAACGCGCATTGCCGAACTGATCCGGCAGGAAATCCGCGCCAAGACAAAGCTGACCGCGAGCGCGGGCGTGTCCTACAACAAGTTCCTCGCCAAGCTCGCCAGCGACCAAAACAAGCCCGACGGCCTGTGCGTGATTCGTCCCGGGGAAGGCGCGGAATTCGTCCAGGCGCTGCCCGTCAGGCGCTTCCACGGCGTGGGGCCCAAGGGCGCGGAAAAGATGGACCGGCTGGGCATCGAGACCGGTGCGGACCTCGCCGCGAAAGACATCGAGTGGCTGCGCGCCCATTTCGGCAGCTTCGCAGATTACCTCTACCGTGCAGCAAGGGGCATCGACCTCAGGCCCGTCCGCTCCAGCCGTATCCGCAAGTCGGTCGGAGGCGAGCGCACCTTCAGCCGCGACCTGTCATCGGGCAGCGAACTGCGCGATACGATGGAGGACATCATCGACATCGTCTGGGGCTATATCGAACGGGCCGAAGCGAAGGGGCGCACGGTCACGCTGAAGATGAAGTACACCGACTTCCAGATCTTCAGCCGCGCAAAGACGGTCGACAGGCCGATCGAGAGCAAGGAAGAATTCGCCGCCATCGGCCGCGCATTGCTGGAAGAAGTCCTGCCGCTGCCCATGCCGATCCGGCTGATGGGCCTGACCCTGTCGAAACTGCAGCGCGACGGCGAGGACGAACCGTCCCGTCCCGACGCGCAGCTCAGCCTGCTCTAA
- a CDS encoding 6-phosphogluconolactonase produces the protein MADVTIIENADDGAIADWLAARLGEALASTEGPVTITVPGGSTPFPIIGKLLERDLDFARLVVWPNDDRIVPEDHAASNTGKLRALFEPAGAEVVTLTEMEAVPRFDLAWLGMGADGHIASLFPNTDPQLDEARRIVRLTPDPLPPEAPFDRISLTLPALLDSAQVAFVIRGEDKRAVFDAAAAGASDLPVARFLSGASQPMTCFT, from the coding sequence ATGGCTGACGTAACGATCATCGAGAATGCGGACGACGGCGCGATTGCCGATTGGCTGGCGGCCCGCCTAGGAGAGGCACTGGCATCCACCGAAGGTCCGGTGACCATCACCGTCCCGGGTGGCTCGACCCCGTTCCCGATCATAGGCAAGCTGCTGGAAAGGGATCTCGACTTCGCGCGGCTGGTCGTCTGGCCGAATGACGACCGGATCGTGCCGGAAGACCATGCAGCCTCGAACACGGGCAAGCTGCGTGCCCTCTTCGAACCGGCAGGTGCCGAAGTGGTCACGCTGACCGAAATGGAAGCCGTGCCGCGTTTCGACCTTGCCTGGCTCGGCATGGGGGCGGACGGGCACATCGCCTCGCTGTTCCCCAACACCGACCCGCAGCTCGATGAAGCGCGCCGGATCGTGCGCCTCACGCCCGATCCGCTGCCGCCCGAGGCGCCCTTCGACCGGATCAGCCTGACGCTGCCGGCGCTGCTCGATTCCGCGCAGGTCGCATTCGTGATCCGCGGCGAGGACAAGCGCGCCGTGTTCGATGCCGCCGCTGCCGGTGCCAGCGACCTTCCCGTCGCCCGTTTCCTGTCGGGCGCGAGCCAGCCGATGACATGCTTCACCTGA
- a CDS encoding acyl-CoA carboxylase subunit beta, which yields MGWDKELEELRHREALAEQMGGADKVARQHGRGKMDARARLAALCDDGTFREIGKIAGRGSYDEDGNLTGVLPAPFLFGKALVNGRPVVATADDFTIRGGAADAGISRKMVQAEKMAHELKLPIIRMIDGTGGGGSVKTLEQIGATYIPAVPGWSDVVKNLDTVPVVALALGPTAGLGAARTVASHYSIMVKGLSQIFAAGPAVVDGLGEAYKSSTDHQQAKEDLGGSVIHTRNGVVDDEVGSEAEAFARARHFLSFMPEHVGQLARRSHCTDPVHRREEALLSLVPRDPKAVYSMRRCMEMVFDQGTVFEIGRMWGRACITALARLDGCPVMVLASDPSYLGGSWEAKTSEKVERFVKLADQFRLPIVHLVDNPGFMIGREAEMAGTIRYGVQAMNAIYKASVPLASVVLRRAYGIAGSAMSNAETYQYRYCWPSGDWGSLPIAGGLEVAYKSELEAADDPAAELEAIRARLDKVTSPFRSAERFNVEDIIDPRDTRPLLCEFASLAWRRLEAES from the coding sequence ATGGGCTGGGACAAGGAACTGGAAGAACTGCGCCACCGCGAGGCGCTGGCCGAGCAGATGGGCGGCGCGGATAAGGTCGCCCGCCAGCATGGGCGCGGCAAGATGGACGCACGCGCCCGGCTCGCCGCGCTGTGCGACGATGGTACTTTCCGCGAAATCGGCAAGATCGCAGGACGCGGTTCCTATGACGAGGACGGCAATCTCACCGGCGTCCTTCCCGCCCCCTTCCTGTTCGGCAAGGCGCTGGTGAACGGCCGCCCGGTCGTGGCCACGGCCGACGATTTCACCATTCGCGGCGGGGCGGCCGACGCAGGCATCAGCCGCAAGATGGTGCAGGCCGAGAAGATGGCGCACGAACTGAAGCTGCCGATCATCCGCATGATCGACGGCACCGGCGGCGGCGGCAGCGTGAAGACGCTCGAACAGATCGGCGCGACCTATATCCCTGCCGTCCCCGGCTGGTCGGACGTGGTGAAGAACCTCGACACGGTGCCGGTCGTCGCCCTCGCGCTCGGCCCGACGGCAGGCCTCGGCGCGGCGCGCACGGTCGCCAGCCATTACTCGATCATGGTCAAGGGCCTCAGCCAGATCTTCGCCGCCGGGCCCGCCGTGGTCGACGGGCTGGGCGAAGCTTACAAGAGTTCGACCGACCACCAGCAGGCCAAGGAAGACCTCGGCGGCTCGGTGATCCACACCCGCAACGGCGTGGTCGACGACGAGGTGGGAAGCGAGGCCGAGGCCTTCGCGCGCGCTCGCCACTTCCTGTCCTTCATGCCCGAGCACGTCGGCCAGCTTGCCCGCCGCTCGCATTGCACCGATCCGGTCCATCGGCGCGAGGAAGCGTTGCTCAGCCTCGTCCCGCGCGATCCAAAGGCCGTCTATTCGATGCGCCGCTGCATGGAGATGGTGTTCGACCAGGGCACCGTGTTCGAGATCGGCCGGATGTGGGGCCGTGCCTGCATCACCGCGCTCGCCCGCCTCGATGGCTGTCCGGTGATGGTGTTGGCAAGCGACCCCAGCTACCTCGGCGGGTCGTGGGAAGCCAAGACCAGCGAGAAGGTCGAACGCTTCGTCAAGCTTGCCGACCAGTTCCGCCTGCCGATCGTACACCTCGTCGACAACCCAGGCTTCATGATCGGGCGCGAGGCGGAAATGGCGGGCACGATCCGGTACGGCGTGCAGGCGATGAACGCGATTTACAAGGCGAGCGTGCCTCTCGCCTCGGTGGTCCTGCGCCGCGCATACGGCATCGCCGGCAGCGCGATGAGCAATGCCGAGACATACCAGTACCGCTATTGCTGGCCTTCGGGCGACTGGGGCAGCCTGCCCATCGCGGGCGGGCTGGAGGTCGCCTACAAGTCGGAACTCGAAGCTGCGGACGATCCGGCCGCCGAACTGGAAGCCATCCGGGCGCGGCTGGACAAGGTCACCAGCCCCTTCCGCAGTGCCGAGCGCTTCAATGTCGAGGACATCATCGACCCGCGCGACACGCGGCCGCTGCTGTGCGAATTCGCCTCGCTCGCCTGGCGCAGGCTGGAAGCGGAAAGCTAG
- a CDS encoding SDR family oxidoreductase: MKLTEGMAAVVTGGASGLGKASASALADLGLKVTIFDVNEEAGQAHAEAIGGHFAYVDITDEQSVVDGFASARAAHGQERVTVHCAMTSRRGKTLGWDKETGGYKRLSTEDYAFGAEGILVSSYRIASHSALGMANSEPLNEDGERGCITLTASVAAQDGQIGQVIYGSCKAGVNGLVLPMARDLMDLGIRVNSVMPGIFATPLMLGMKDRNPQMWDQLNASVPFPKRLGHPEEFASLICEIARNSYINGHQFRLDGAIRMPPK, from the coding sequence ATGAAATTGACCGAAGGCATGGCCGCAGTGGTGACCGGCGGCGCATCGGGACTGGGCAAGGCAAGCGCCAGCGCACTGGCGGACCTGGGCCTCAAGGTGACGATCTTCGACGTCAACGAGGAAGCAGGCCAGGCCCATGCAGAGGCTATCGGCGGCCACTTCGCCTATGTCGACATCACCGACGAACAATCGGTGGTCGACGGTTTCGCCTCGGCCCGCGCGGCGCATGGGCAGGAACGCGTGACGGTCCACTGCGCCATGACCAGCCGCCGCGGCAAGACGCTGGGCTGGGACAAGGAAACGGGCGGCTACAAGCGCCTCTCGACCGAGGATTACGCTTTCGGGGCAGAAGGCATCCTCGTCTCGTCCTATCGCATCGCCAGCCATTCGGCACTGGGCATGGCGAACTCCGAACCGCTGAATGAGGACGGGGAGCGCGGCTGCATCACGCTCACCGCCAGCGTGGCGGCGCAGGACGGCCAGATCGGGCAGGTCATCTACGGCAGCTGCAAGGCGGGCGTGAACGGCCTCGTCCTGCCGATGGCCCGCGATCTCATGGACCTCGGCATCAGGGTCAATTCGGTCATGCCGGGCATTTTCGCGACGCCGCTGATGCTGGGCATGAAGGATCGCAACCCGCAGATGTGGGACCAGCTCAACGCCAGCGTGCCCTTCCCCAAACGGCTCGGCCACCCAGAGGAATTCGCTTCGCTGATCTGCGAAATCGCCCGCAACAGCTACATCAACGGACACCAGTTCCGCCTCGACGGCGCGATCCGGATGCCGCCGAAGTAG
- a CDS encoding multidrug effflux MFS transporter: MRNDQLASGERPPAAAAKRAPIGERELIWMMALLMALNAFGIDAILPALDVLAGDLGAEGNRRQFVVGAYLLAAGIGTLVPGAFADRYGRRPVLFVALFLYIVLSIACALVTTFDGLVALRAAQGFFAAGIIALPPAIIRDRVGGDRMARMMSLIFVIFLLVPAVAPSVGQGVLVLMGDWRWIFVSMAVAGVAMSAWVYFRLPETLHEEDRQEIRIPVIARNMKAALTLRETIGYTLGSALVFGGLFGFINSSQQLIGEAFGAGDRFPLIFAICAGCMALANWSNSRIVERFGARKVSHAALFAFIAIAAAQYYFANQPDETLWTFVPLMAANMSLLGFIGANFGSIALQPFRHIAGAASSAQGFLRMTSGALLGAFVGFAYDGTARPLALALLVTAVLSLAFVLFSERGTLFGDKMEDDA; this comes from the coding sequence ATGCGAAACGACCAGCTTGCCAGCGGGGAACGACCCCCGGCCGCCGCCGCGAAGCGTGCGCCGATCGGCGAGCGCGAACTCATCTGGATGATGGCGCTGCTGATGGCGCTCAATGCTTTCGGCATCGACGCCATCCTGCCCGCGCTCGACGTGTTGGCCGGCGATCTGGGTGCGGAGGGCAATCGCCGCCAGTTCGTGGTCGGCGCTTACCTGCTCGCCGCCGGCATCGGCACGCTGGTGCCGGGGGCATTTGCCGACCGCTACGGCCGACGGCCCGTGCTGTTCGTCGCGCTGTTCCTCTACATCGTACTGTCGATCGCCTGCGCGCTGGTAACCACTTTCGACGGGCTGGTGGCCCTGCGTGCGGCCCAGGGCTTCTTCGCAGCGGGCATCATTGCCCTGCCGCCGGCCATCATCCGCGACCGCGTGGGCGGCGACCGCATGGCACGCATGATGAGCCTGATCTTTGTGATCTTCCTGCTCGTGCCCGCCGTCGCGCCCAGTGTCGGGCAGGGCGTGCTCGTGCTGATGGGAGACTGGCGCTGGATCTTCGTGTCCATGGCTGTGGCAGGCGTGGCGATGAGCGCATGGGTCTATTTCCGCTTGCCCGAGACACTGCACGAGGAAGACCGGCAGGAAATCCGCATCCCGGTGATCGCGCGCAATATGAAGGCCGCGCTGACATTGCGCGAGACCATCGGCTACACGCTCGGCAGTGCGCTGGTCTTCGGCGGATTGTTCGGCTTCATCAATTCGAGCCAGCAGCTGATCGGCGAGGCCTTCGGCGCGGGCGACCGCTTCCCGCTTATCTTCGCGATCTGCGCAGGCTGCATGGCACTCGCCAACTGGTCGAACAGCCGCATCGTGGAACGCTTCGGCGCGCGCAAGGTCAGCCATGCCGCGCTGTTTGCCTTCATCGCGATTGCGGCAGCCCAATACTATTTCGCCAACCAGCCCGACGAGACGCTGTGGACCTTCGTCCCGCTGATGGCGGCGAACATGAGCCTGCTGGGCTTCATCGGGGCCAATTTCGGCTCCATCGCCTTGCAGCCGTTCCGCCATATCGCAGGTGCCGCCTCGAGTGCGCAGGGCTTCCTGCGCATGACCAGCGGGGCGCTGCTGGGCGCCTTCGTCGGCTTTGCCTATGACGGGACCGCGCGTCCGCTGGCGCTCGCGCTGCTGGTGACGGCGGTGCTCAGCCTCGCCTTCGTGCTGTTTTCCGAACGCGGCACGCTGTTCGGCGACAAGATGGAAGACGACGCCTAG
- a CDS encoding NUDIX domain-containing protein, whose protein sequence is MLHLIPVPAHRFALRIAYRIRAIVRQRTGVSRDGVSVIARDFDGQILLVRHSYGPDFWYFVGGGIDRGETPEDAARRELREEVGCEISALKQIGTIDETLSGAAHTAHIFSGVVNDVPKADGREILEARFFPTHSLPEPLSPRTRARLELWRQRAD, encoded by the coding sequence ATGCTTCACCTGATCCCGGTTCCGGCCCACCGGTTCGCCCTTCGCATCGCCTATCGCATCCGCGCCATCGTGCGGCAGCGCACCGGCGTGAGCCGCGACGGTGTCAGCGTGATCGCACGCGATTTCGACGGGCAGATCCTACTGGTGCGGCACAGCTACGGCCCCGATTTCTGGTACTTCGTCGGCGGCGGGATCGACCGGGGCGAGACGCCCGAAGACGCCGCCCGGCGCGAATTGCGCGAGGAAGTGGGCTGCGAGATCAGCGCGCTCAAGCAGATCGGCACGATCGACGAAACGCTGTCGGGCGCAGCGCACACGGCGCATATCTTTTCGGGCGTGGTGAACGACGTGCCCAAGGCCGACGGGCGCGAGATCCTCGAAGCGCGGTTCTTCCCCACGCATTCGCTGCCCGAACCGCTCAGCCCGCGTACGCGCGCGCGGCTGGAGCTGTGGCGCCAGCGCGCGGATTAG
- a CDS encoding Dps family protein yields the protein MAEIGNNSKAGLVTALNGALADTLALYMKTKNFHWHVAGPRFRDLHLLFDEQAAQLIGTVDAIGERVRKNDEYTLTSIGTIASETKIADQDDVTITADAMVAELRDDNRKLHDRLAKVKEEAEAVGDNATSGIVDDWIDQTEERIWFLNQTAN from the coding sequence ATGGCCGAAATCGGCAACAATTCGAAAGCCGGTCTCGTGACCGCTTTGAACGGCGCGCTGGCCGATACGCTGGCGCTCTACATGAAGACCAAGAACTTCCACTGGCACGTCGCCGGGCCGCGTTTCCGCGACCTGCACCTGCTGTTCGACGAACAGGCCGCCCAGCTGATCGGGACGGTCGACGCCATCGGCGAGCGCGTGCGCAAGAACGACGAATACACGCTCACCTCGATCGGGACGATCGCGAGCGAGACCAAGATCGCCGACCAGGACGACGTCACCATCACCGCTGATGCCATGGTAGCCGAACTGCGCGACGACAATCGCAAGCTTCACGACCGCTTGGCCAAGGTGAAGGAAGAAGCGGAGGCAGTCGGCGACAACGCCACCAGCGGCATCGTCGACGACTGGATCGACCAGACGGAGGAGCGCATCTGGTTCCTGAACCAGACCGCCAATTAA